One window of the Montipora foliosa isolate CH-2021 chromosome 4, ASM3666993v2, whole genome shotgun sequence genome contains the following:
- the LOC138000961 gene encoding uncharacterized protein — translation MELRDPANTSLTPPSNTSSSKVKRNKSLVARGISKMFGSRHKYKVDKVGKGMAAAVSDSEKNSASPDECDLKENCNEKKNKKEKSFKRHSSKRKPDKTTVDSADYNLNHDEIDLKEDQYGKKKKKKQAEKTDKFREGHTSEDSEGKSSNRKFGGLFSRSKKKDKSSS, via the coding sequence ATGGAACTTCGAGACCCAGCGAATACTTCTCTGACTCCTCCAAGCAATACGTCCTCTTCCAAAGTTAAACGAAACAAATCGCTGGTCGCGCGCGGAATTTCTAAAATGTTTGGCAGTAGGCACAAGTATAAGGTTGATAAAGTTGGTAAAGGCATGGCTGCTGCTGTGTCAGACTCTGAGAAGAACTCCGCATCTCCCGATGAGTGTGACTTAAAGGAAAACTGCAAcgagaagaagaacaagaaagaaaaaagctTCAAACGGCATAGCAGTAAGCGAAAGCCAGACAAAACCACTGTTGATTCTGCGGATTATAACTTAAATCACGATGAAATTGACTTGAAGGAGGATCAATatggaaagaagaagaagaagaagcaagcGGAGAAAACCGATAAATTTAGAGAAGGACATACATCCGAAGATTCAGAAGGAAAAAGTTCAAATCGTAAATTTGGTGGTCTGTTTTCACGAAGCAAAAAGAAAGATAAGTCGTCCTCGTAG
- the LOC137999599 gene encoding uncharacterized protein, with the protein MTSQENIRALFLGYKSLEILLTASVTINICVAWTVVLPKICKVLSKGFNQVHDEDEFGEDSTKKIPFFCRHFATNMIFMPLMPAFGIALLTCTKVLQNPFFEYNSVFSFVFSVALGHYAFKTAEVLTYKSQIIHYKPLLVHHVVAMATLISILVCEQNAITGLVVLFVEGSLVFAEQEREQFRHVIFLREESKRRKIVTVVVFMLAVIVKGIVPISLLAMAFLTSMNDLLKMTYAPLAFFFLSLVFFAAVDLWFFRDALAEISRQFAKFPRLPMIIMPVPRKTTKSTEPATCTAVNHEGLKSLLLAKDGLAGSINITENALWKKDINLSEDTASLESTTPPELKGQLFVDVDLGDN; encoded by the exons ATGACGAGTCAGGAAAATATTCGAGCTCTGTTTTTGGGTTACAAAAGTTTAGAAATCCTCCTCACTGCATCAGTGACAATAAACATTTGTGTGGCATGGACAgtggttttgccaaaaatttgcAAAGTTCTTTCGAAAGGCTTTAATCAAGTCCACGACGAGGACGAATTCGGAGAGGATTCTACAAAGAAAATACCGTTCTTCTGCCGGCATTT tgCAACAAATATGATCTTCATGCCCTTGATGCCTGCATTTGGGATCGCTTTGCTGACGTGTACAAAGGTCCTCCAGAATCCTTTCTTTGAATACAATTCCGTGTTCAGCTTTGTATTTTCTGTCGCACTTGGACACTATGCCTTCAAAACAGCGGAGGTTTTGACGTACAAATCGCAAATAATTCACTACAAACCTCTTCTTGTCCACCAcgttgttgccatggcaacattaaTCAGCATATTGGTATGCGAGCAAAATGCCATCACGGGATTGGTTGTTCTGTTTGTGGAAGGAAGTCTAGTGTTTGCTGAGCAAGAACGAGAACAGTTTCGTCATGTCATCTTCCTCAGGGAAGAATCCAAACGGCGAAAGATTGTGACAGTGGTAGTCTTCATGCTCGCCGTCATTGTCAAGGGAATCGTCCCAATTTCTCTTCTTGCTATGGCATTCCTAACCTCGATGAATGACCTCTTAAAGATGACCTACGCACCACTTGCCTTCTTTTTTCTGAGCTTGGTCTTCTTTGCGGCTGTGGATCTGTGGTTCTTCAGGGACGCACTGGCCGAAATTTCCCGACAATTCGCCAAGTTCCCGCGTCTTCCAATGATAATCATGCCAGTTCCGCGCAAAACAACGAAGTCCACCGAGCCCGCGACTTGCACCGCTGTTAATCACGAAGGCTTGAAGAGTCTGTTGCTGGCAAAGGACGGCTTAGCAGGATCCATAAACATCACTGAAAATGCTCTCTGGAAAAAAGATATTAATCTGAGCGAGGATACAGCATCTTTGGAATCAACGACACCTCCCGAACTCAAAGGACAATTGTTTGTTGACGTTGACTTGGGTGATAACTGA
- the LOC138000962 gene encoding tigger transposable element-derived protein 6-like, which produces MDRNLPITNCSVPADEETPGWKAGISVAYCISCFKKKTEKGKQPKKEAKPLKQDKKQNELPTRKCLSLREKVEVIHASKELAQSARQLAKRFGCGKTQIAQILARKDTILEEWTSNGTGSHKRSNNEKFEKINHLLWEWYIKARGANIPVDGPLLKEEARLIAEQLGETSFKGTDGWLAKWKKRHNIALLNIAGEEGDVSQETVESWSERVKELTRGFAPEDIWNEDETGTFWKALPTTSLAEKGKRCQGGKNAKQRITAAFFVNAAGAKESPILIGKSRKLRCFSKLQDISRPCGAQYFNNDKAWMRTEIMSNVITNLNSKMKRENRHIILFLDNASCHPSSLKGMFSNVQIEFLPKNTTSRTQPLDAGIIKTWKMYYKRKLLRHVASEIDGKKTASEIVKSVNLLMAIRWMVSAWEEVPSEVISKCFKHVGMYPDQETEMDDDPFAGEELLEIEELLSRISPDLDVSFVDVEVDAHEPPVDTTLPNWREKMRNDILGASEGTEASDEESIEESEELKTPEVSSVKGALELSKKLLDFSDWQGDEKLSQAITRVNDALTDLQLKSLKQSSIRSYLS; this is translated from the exons ATGGATCGAAATctaccaatcacaa ACTGCTCTGTCCCTGCTGATGAAGAAACTCCTGGCTGGAAAGCAGGCATTTCTGTGGCTTATTGTATTTCCTGTTTTAAGAAGAAAACCGAGAAGGGCAAGCAACCCAAGAAAGAAGCAAAACCTTTGAAACAAGATAAGAAGCAAAACGAACTGCCAACACGAAAATGTCTAAGTCTACGCGAAAAAGTTGAAGTGATACATGCGTCCAAAGAACTAGCGCAAAGTGCGAGACAGTTGGCAAAGAGATTTGGATGCGGAAAGACCCAAATAGCACAGATTCTTGCGAGGAAGGACACCATTCTCGAGGAATGGACTTCAAATGGTACCGGAAGTCACAAGAGGAGCAACAATGAGAAGTTTGAGAAGATAAACCATCTTCTTTGGGAATGGTACATAAAGGCAAGAGGAGCCAATATTCCAGTGGATGGGCCACTTCTCAAGGAGGAAGCACGCTTAATCGCAGAACAACTCGGCGAAACATCATTCAAAGGAACCGACGGCTGGCTTGCAAAGTGGAAGAAAAGGCATAATATCGCCCTGCTAAATATTGCTGGCGAGGAAGGAGATGTTAGCCAAGAGACTGTCGAAAGCTGGAGTGAGCGTGTCAAAGAATTGACAAGGGGTTTTGCCCCAGAAGACATTTGGAACGAGGACGAGACAGGGACATTCTGGAAAGCTTTGCCCACAACATCACTCGCAGAAAAAGGAAAGCGCTGTCAAGGAGGAAAGAATGCCAAACAAAGAATTACCGCCGCCTTCTTTGTGAATGCTGCCGGTGCCAAGGAAAGCCCTATCCTGATTGGCAAAAGCCGAAAGCTCCGCTGCTTTTCTAAGTTGCAAGATATTTCACGACCTTGTGGAGCCCAGTATTTTAATAACGACAAAGCGTGGATGAGAACTGAAATAATGAGCAATGTCATTACTAATCTCAATAGCAAGATGAAGCGTGAAAACCGGCACATTATCCTGTTCCTTGACAACGCATCATGTCACCCTAGCTCCCTGAAGGGTATGTTCTCAAATGTTCAAATCGAGTTCTTACCGAAAAACACCACCTCACGCACGCAACCTCTGGACGCAGGAATAATAAAGACCTGGAAGATGTACTATAAGCGAAAGCTACTGCGACACGTTGCAAGTGAAATTGACGGCAAGAAGACGGCGAGCGAAATTGTGAAGTCTGTTAACCTTCTGATGGCAATAAGGTGGATGGTGAGCGCGTGGGAGGAGGTACCATCAGAAGTAATCTCAAAGTGCTTCAAGCATGTTGGAATGTATCCAGACCAGGAAACCGAGATGGATGACGATCCATTCGCCGGCGAAGAGTTGCTCGAAATTGAGGAGCTCTTGTCTCGCATCTCTCCAGATCTAGACGTATCTTTTGTCGATGTGGAGGTTGATGCACACGAACCTCCAGTTGACACAACACTGCCCAACTGGAGAGAGAAAATGCGTAATGACATCCTCGGGGCATCGGAGGGGACTGAAGCAAGTGACGAAGAGTCGATTGAAGAGTCTGAAGAATTAAAGACTCCAGAAGTCAGTTCAGTGAAAGGTGCACTCgagctttcaaaaaagttgttggATTTCTCTGACTGGCAGGGAGACGAAAAACTGTCGCAAGCCATCACACGCGTAAACGATGCCTTGACGGACTTGCAACTTAAATCTTTGAAGCAGTCTTCCATCCGCAGTTACCTATCGTAA